One Serratia liquefaciens genomic window, CATCCTGGTTTGGCAACGTACAGGGGGAGTTACCGGCGATCCCCGAGCCGCTCAAGCGGCATAACTCCCGCAATAATCGCCTGCTGTTGGCCGCTTTGGCACAGATCGAGACGTCGGTGCGCGAGGCCATTACCCGCTACGGCGCCGATCGCGTCGCGGTGATTATGGGCACCAGCACTTCCGGGATCCACGAAGGCGAACTGGCGCTGCAACAGTATCTGGCGGGGCAGTGGCCTCCGGGCTACCATTATCACCAGCAGGAACTGGGCGATCCGAGCCAGTTTCTCAGCGCCTTTCTCGCGACCCGCGGTCCGGCCTATACCCTGTCGACGGCCTGTTCGTCCAGCGCGCGGGCCATTATCAGCGGTAAACGTCTGATTGAAGCCGGGTTGGTGGACGCAGCGATTGTGGGCGGGGCCGACAGCCTGTGCCAAATGCCGATTAACGGTTTCCACAGCCTGGAGTCACTGTCTGCGGAGCGCTGCACGCCGTTTGCCGCAAAACGCAGCGGGATTAATATCGGTGAGGCGGCGGCGCTGATGCTGTTGACGCGGGAACCTGCGCCGGTGGCGTTGTTGGGCGTTGGCGAATCTTCCGATGCCTGGCACATGTCGGCGCCACATCCTGCAGGAGAAGGTGCCGAACGGGCCATGGCCATGGCGTTGCGGCAGGCCGGCTTGAGCGCCGAACAAATCGGTTATATTAATTTGCACGGCACCGCTACACGACTTAACGATCAGGTTGAAGCCCTGGTGGTGAACCGCCTGTTTGGCGAACGGACACCGTGCAGTTCGACCAAGCACCTTACCGGGCACACGCTGGGTGCCGCCGGGGCAGTGGAAGCCGCGTTGAGCTGGCTGTTGTTGACGCACCCGTTGCCACTGCCGCAGCAAGATTTCAGAACCGTCCCCCGCGATGCCGAACTGGCACCGATCGGTCTGGTGTGCAAGCCCCAGGCATTGGGATCGCGCGCTATCCTCTCCAATTCATTTGCCTTCGGCGGCAACAATGCCTGCCTGTTGTTGGGAGATGCTCCATGAACGCTTACCGGACGGCAGAATATTACTTACCTCATGCCTCACCGATGGTGCTGCTGGAACAGGTGCTGGAAGTGGGTGAAGAGCATGCACGCTGCGCAGTCAAGGTCAGTACGAATAGCGTGCTGGCGCCGTTTCTCGACGAGCAGGGGGCGCTGTCGGGTTGGTACGGGATTGAGCTGATGGCGCAGGCAATTGGGGTTTGGAGTGGCTGGCACGGTCGCCAGAGTGCCAAGCCGCCGCAGCTTGGCATGTTGCTTGGCGGGCGGGCCATTCACTGTGCGTTGCCCGCTTTTCCTGCCGGCAGCGAGTTGGTGGTTAGCGTGCAGCAGTTGTTGAAAGACGAGAAGTTAGCCAGTTTTGAGTGTGAAATCAGTATCGATAATGTGCCGATCGCACAGGGCAGGTTGAACACCTATCAACCTGATCAACAAGAAATTATTCAATTGACGACCTTAAGGGGAGACGCATGATGCGTTCCGTTTTAGTCACCGGCGCCAGTAAAGGGATCGGTCAGGCCATCGCCTGCCGCCTGGCTGCGGATGGCTTTTTGATTGTAGTTCACTACCACAGCGATAAGACCGGGGCAGAACACACCTTGCAGCAAATTGTCAGTGCCGGCGGGCAAGGGCGATTGATGCAGTTTGATATCAGCAACCGCATTCAGTGCCGTGAGACGTTGGAGCAGGATATTGAAACCCACGGTGCGTACTACGGCGTGGTGAATAATGCGGGGATCACCCGCGACGGCGCTTTCCCGGCGCTGAGCGACGAGGATTGGGATGGGGTGATCCATACCAATCTCGACAGTTTTTACAATGTGCTTCACCCCTGTGTCATGCCAATGATTGGCCTGCGCAAAGGCGGGCGTATCATCGCGCTGTCGTCGGTGTCGGGCGTTATGGGCAACCGTGGGCAGGTAAACTACAGTGCGGCCAAGGCAGGAGTGATCGGTGCCTGTAAAGCATTGGCTATCGAACTGGCGAAACGCAAAATTACCGTTAACTGCATCGCCCCAGGTTTGATCGACACCGGCATGATCGACATCGAGCCGGCCGCGCTGGATGAAGCGATGCGGGCTATCCCGCTCAAGCGTATGGGATCGGCAGAAGAGGTGGCCGGGTTGGCCAGCTACCTGATGTCCGATATCGCCGGCTATGTAACGCGGCAGGTCATTTCCATTAATGGAGGAATGGTATGACGCAACGAGTGGTCGTCACCGGCATGGCGGGCGTTACGGCGTTCGGCAATAGCTGGGCAGAGGTGTCCAGCCGGTTGAAGCAGGGCAAGAATGCGGTGCGTTACATGACGCAATGGGAAGAATATCAGGGACTGAATACCCATCTTGGCGCCCCGATCGAGAATTTCGTGCTGCCGGATCACTATACGCGCAAGCGTATTCGTTCCATGGGCCGCGTTTCACTGTTGGCTACCCGGGCGACGGAGCTGGCGCTAGAACAGGCCGGGCTGCTGGGTGAAACGGTGCTGACCAACGGTGAGACCGGCATCGCCTACGGTTCTTCGACCGGCAGCACCAAGCCGGTCAGCGAATTTGCCACCATGCTCACCGAAAAGCACA contains:
- a CDS encoding 3-ketoacyl-ACP reductase FabG2 codes for the protein MMRSVLVTGASKGIGQAIACRLAADGFLIVVHYHSDKTGAEHTLQQIVSAGGQGRLMQFDISNRIQCRETLEQDIETHGAYYGVVNNAGITRDGAFPALSDEDWDGVIHTNLDSFYNVLHPCVMPMIGLRKGGRIIALSSVSGVMGNRGQVNYSAAKAGVIGACKALAIELAKRKITVNCIAPGLIDTGMIDIEPAALDEAMRAIPLKRMGSAEEVAGLASYLMSDIAGYVTRQVISINGGMV
- a CDS encoding beta-ketoacyl-[acyl-carrier-protein] synthase family protein, which produces MIYFSAVGMVNALGNDLPQIAQNLARGISPGMQQQTQWLIGGAPSWFGNVQGELPAIPEPLKRHNSRNNRLLLAALAQIETSVREAITRYGADRVAVIMGTSTSGIHEGELALQQYLAGQWPPGYHYHQQELGDPSQFLSAFLATRGPAYTLSTACSSSARAIISGKRLIEAGLVDAAIVGGADSLCQMPINGFHSLESLSAERCTPFAAKRSGINIGEAAALMLLTREPAPVALLGVGESSDAWHMSAPHPAGEGAERAMAMALRQAGLSAEQIGYINLHGTATRLNDQVEALVVNRLFGERTPCSSTKHLTGHTLGAAGAVEAALSWLLLTHPLPLPQQDFRTVPRDAELAPIGLVCKPQALGSRAILSNSFAFGGNNACLLLGDAP
- a CDS encoding hotdog family protein translates to MNAYRTAEYYLPHASPMVLLEQVLEVGEEHARCAVKVSTNSVLAPFLDEQGALSGWYGIELMAQAIGVWSGWHGRQSAKPPQLGMLLGGRAIHCALPAFPAGSELVVSVQQLLKDEKLASFECEISIDNVPIAQGRLNTYQPDQQEIIQLTTLRGDA